Proteins found in one Rhodobacteraceae bacterium D3-12 genomic segment:
- the surE gene encoding 5'/3'-nucleotidase SurE: MRILITNDDGINAPGLEVLHQIATDLAGPEGEVWTVAPAFEQSGVAHCISYTHPMMISKMSERRYAAEGSPADCVLAGLHEVMKERPDLILSGVNRGNNSAENALYSGTLGGAMEGALQGVTSFALSQYYGPANFQANDPFEAARRYGAETIRKILDVAPEDQADYRLFYNVNFPPQPADKVAGTRIAAQGFRRQTRFSTEPHHSPSGRKFLWIKGGEQHHPTAPGTDAAANLDGYISVTPMRADLTAHDMLDTFKGVE; encoded by the coding sequence ATGCGAATTCTGATCACCAATGATGACGGCATCAATGCCCCCGGGCTTGAAGTCCTCCACCAGATCGCAACCGATCTGGCCGGTCCCGAAGGCGAAGTCTGGACCGTGGCCCCCGCGTTCGAGCAATCCGGCGTCGCCCATTGCATCAGCTATACGCACCCGATGATGATCTCGAAAATGAGCGAGCGGCGCTACGCCGCCGAAGGAAGCCCCGCAGATTGCGTGCTCGCGGGCCTTCACGAGGTCATGAAAGAGCGCCCCGACCTGATCCTCTCAGGCGTCAATCGCGGCAATAACTCCGCTGAAAACGCGCTCTATTCCGGCACCCTTGGCGGCGCGATGGAGGGGGCATTGCAAGGTGTAACCTCCTTCGCGCTCTCGCAATATTACGGCCCGGCAAACTTCCAAGCCAACGACCCGTTCGAGGCCGCCCGCCGGTACGGCGCAGAAACGATCCGTAAAATCCTCGACGTAGCGCCCGAGGATCAGGCGGATTACCGCTTGTTTTACAACGTGAATTTTCCGCCCCAGCCCGCTGACAAAGTCGCAGGCACGCGCATTGCCGCCCAAGGCTTCCGCCGCCAGACCCGCTTTAGCACCGAACCGCACCATTCGCCGTCGGGCCGCAAGTTTCTCTGGATCAAAGGCGGCGAACAACATCACCCCACCGCCCCCGGCACCGATGCTGCCGCCAATCTCGATGGCTATATCTCGGTCACCCCCATGCGCGCGGACCTGACGGCCCATGACATGCTCGACACCTTCAAGGGGGTCGAATGA
- a CDS encoding SDR family oxidoreductase: protein MSTKIALITGASRGLGAGLAEALCETHHIVAVARTTGALEELDDRIQAKGGIATLAPMDITNPDAMAQLCRSIYDRWNSVDVWAHTAVHAAPLSPADHVSDKDWEKSVAINVTATGRLIPFIAPLLGQSGTALFFDDPRAGEKFFGAYGATKAAQIALARSWAAETVNIGPKVHVLSPRPLATANRARFFPGEDRSPLAAPADEAKRLLDTLPR, encoded by the coding sequence ATGAGCACCAAAATCGCCCTTATCACCGGAGCGTCCCGCGGCCTTGGCGCCGGCCTTGCCGAAGCCCTCTGCGAGACACACCACATCGTCGCCGTGGCCCGCACCACCGGCGCCCTCGAAGAGCTGGATGACCGTATTCAGGCGAAAGGCGGCATTGCCACCCTCGCCCCGATGGACATCACCAACCCCGACGCCATGGCCCAACTGTGCCGAAGCATCTATGACCGCTGGAACAGCGTTGATGTCTGGGCCCATACGGCGGTTCACGCCGCGCCGCTTTCGCCTGCGGACCATGTCAGCGACAAGGATTGGGAAAAATCGGTCGCCATCAATGTCACCGCCACGGGGCGGCTGATTCCCTTCATCGCCCCGCTGCTCGGGCAATCGGGAACTGCGCTTTTCTTTGACGATCCCCGCGCGGGCGAAAAATTCTTTGGAGCCTATGGCGCGACCAAAGCCGCACAGATCGCCCTCGCCCGCTCTTGGGCTGCGGAAACGGTCAACATCGGACCCAAAGTGCATGTCCTGTCGCCGCGCCCGCTGGCCACAGCCAATCGCGCCCGTTTCTTCCCCGGCGAAGACCGCAGCCCGCTGGCTGCCCCCGCGGATGAAGCCAAGCGCTTGCTGGATACGCTCCCGCGCTGA
- a CDS encoding peptidoglycan DD-metalloendopeptidase family protein translates to MRFHFSAARVALLGGTLALAGCQNGIDLDMRGALGGLNTAEAARQATTNRPRPDNRGIISYPNYQVAVARRGDTLADVASRVGTDAAALAKYNGVQTTDVLRDGEIVALPRRVAEPSPATGSATSGPIQPPGVDITTLAGGAIDRAGQQSVKTTTLPATKPAAAPKVARGLEPKRHKVQRGETAFTISRLYNVSVRSLAEWNGLGSDFAIREGQYLLIPVPEAKAPTKAQPAAATVAPGAGSPTPTPPSSTKPLPKESTKPVAAAKAEAKAAAPDLGKTQTKASTGGKLAYPVQGKIIREYKKGKNEGIDIAAAAGKSVGAAESGSVAYVSPKSDDVQIVVVKHKSGLSTVYANIDGIAVKKGQTVKRGQALAKIPAGKSAYVHFEVRKGFDSVDPLPYLTK, encoded by the coding sequence ATGCGGTTTCACTTCTCAGCGGCCCGTGTGGCGTTATTGGGCGGCACTTTGGCTCTGGCCGGGTGCCAGAACGGAATTGATCTGGACATGCGCGGCGCGCTTGGCGGCTTAAACACGGCCGAGGCCGCTCGCCAAGCCACAACCAACCGCCCCCGTCCCGATAATCGCGGCATCATTTCCTATCCTAACTATCAGGTCGCCGTTGCGCGACGCGGCGATACGCTGGCTGATGTGGCCTCTCGCGTTGGCACCGATGCGGCGGCTCTGGCCAAATATAACGGCGTGCAAACGACCGACGTGCTGCGCGACGGCGAAATCGTCGCCCTGCCCCGCCGCGTCGCCGAACCATCGCCGGCGACCGGCTCCGCGACCAGCGGCCCGATCCAACCGCCGGGTGTCGACATCACCACGCTGGCCGGCGGCGCGATTGATCGCGCCGGACAACAGAGTGTCAAAACAACCACTCTGCCCGCCACAAAACCCGCCGCCGCGCCCAAGGTCGCGCGCGGCCTCGAACCCAAACGCCACAAGGTACAGCGCGGCGAAACCGCCTTTACCATCTCCCGGCTTTATAACGTCTCTGTCCGTTCGCTCGCTGAATGGAACGGTCTAGGCAGCGATTTTGCCATCCGCGAAGGTCAATACCTGCTGATCCCGGTCCCCGAAGCAAAAGCCCCGACCAAAGCCCAACCCGCCGCCGCGACAGTCGCCCCTGGCGCAGGCAGCCCCACGCCGACTCCGCCCAGTTCGACCAAACCCTTGCCCAAGGAAAGCACCAAACCCGTGGCCGCAGCCAAGGCAGAGGCCAAAGCCGCTGCCCCCGATCTCGGCAAAACCCAGACCAAGGCAAGCACAGGCGGCAAGCTGGCATACCCTGTGCAAGGCAAGATCATCCGCGAGTATAAGAAGGGCAAGAACGAGGGTATCGACATCGCCGCCGCCGCAGGTAAGTCCGTCGGCGCCGCAGAAAGCGGCAGCGTCGCCTATGTCTCCCCCAAAAGCGATGATGTTCAAATCGTCGTTGTGAAACACAAAAGCGGGCTCAGCACGGTCTATGCCAATATCGACGGCATCGCGGTCAAAAAGGGACAAACCGTCAAACGCGGGCAGGCGCTTGCCAAAATACCGGCAGGCAAAAGCGCCTATGTCCACTTCGAAGTGCGCAAAGGCTTCGACAGCGTCGATCCCCTGCCGTATCTGACCAAGTAA
- a CDS encoding protein-L-isoaspartate(D-aspartate) O-methyltransferase, with the protein MSTPDDISQRKMQFLFALRSKGVTNQRVLEAMEKIDRGPFVRGLFSERAYEDMPLPIACGQTISQPSVVGLMTQALDVSSRDKVLEVGTGSGYQAAILSQLARRVYSVDRHRRLVREASAIFREMDLTNITAMTADGSFGLPDQAPFDRIIVTAAAEDPPGPLLAQLKIGGIMVVPVGQSDTVQHLIRVTRTENGLDYEELRPVRFVPLLEGLGKDT; encoded by the coding sequence ATGAGCACACCGGACGATATCTCGCAACGCAAGATGCAGTTCCTCTTTGCGCTGCGTTCAAAAGGTGTGACAAATCAACGGGTTCTCGAAGCGATGGAGAAGATCGACCGCGGCCCCTTCGTGCGCGGCCTGTTCTCTGAACGCGCTTACGAGGACATGCCCCTGCCGATCGCCTGCGGGCAGACCATCTCGCAACCCTCCGTGGTCGGGCTTATGACGCAAGCGCTTGATGTCAGCTCGCGCGACAAGGTTCTCGAAGTCGGCACCGGCTCGGGCTATCAGGCCGCAATCCTCAGCCAGCTTGCCCGCCGTGTCTATTCGGTCGACCGCCACCGCCGCCTTGTGCGCGAGGCCTCCGCAATTTTCCGCGAGATGGACCTCACCAATATCACCGCCATGACCGCCGACGGAAGCTTCGGCCTGCCGGATCAGGCGCCGTTCGATCGTATCATCGTGACCGCCGCCGCCGAAGACCCGCCCGGCCCGCTCTTGGCCCAGCTTAAAATCGGGGGTATTATGGTCGTGCCGGTAGGACAGTCCGACACGGTGCAGCACCTAATCCGGGTCACAAGAACCGAAAACGGGCTGGACTACGAAGAGCTTCGACCGGTGCGTTTCGTGCCTTTGCTTGAAGGCCTTGGGAAAGACACGTAA